A single window of Aspergillus puulaauensis MK2 DNA, chromosome 5, nearly complete sequence DNA harbors:
- a CDS encoding putative TMEM1 family protein (BUSCO:EOG09260NHB;~COG:K;~EggNog:ENOG410PJJT;~InterPro:IPR022233;~PFAM:PF12584;~antiSMASH:Cluster_5.5), which translates to MDSLPQAASSSVTVEYTDPSGLFSSVQPVIANKLPLRNLHWKSPTRPVRSIESLRIGFTPAENESDERKSSSDAPSSAVTHRRHQIPGLRQTPYLKIYILRCDDNDTYKSTARKELREWIKTHGSSSSSSVSTSGSAAAAAAATSQEKHDAFEWLILHVIQEGDGAEKVVPTSKWGRANTTVLEKVKADFNGSSKSAVDRVAQLRIPKLGSTNKSPELADQIEDFVEKVKNGILASFDLRVAQYEEDIKEKDSQRSLPGWNFCTFFILKEGLARGFENVGLFEDALVGYDELAVGLDAAIQDQLDGSSEQHGSAFLTNSEDWRERAKVALDARTDSKGPDGDGEDVAPIPDLDPADFPIDPARKTYREMILSSNISIFDFRTYIFSRQLTLLLRASRAPSLITEDPDADPKSGKGTKKPEDLMLLAEVCERAAEFISLAARTLRADLEGGLADLENAAKSEIISNLVSSWAYAAAYQILLQTFTPALTLPESSLHATEATLDEKQKQDVPKRTTSLVMPANRQSRPAKTEMISANALSSVHEQPGFEGPKLTPKTGSEQLASQRGELLLMARRLLEEIAGRCGWKESWTDLGLLFDDRDAKSGNMADVALDDESSEPVKETQLINSLSGIDLSQLKAALKSRKAFRAHYEELTDRMYRHYIAANRTHSTHTALADMAILRYRQSDYGAAASYFHQIAPFYGNKHWTILEGVMLEMYARCLKELGRNEEYVKMVVRLLAKYAAHTQSQLSSRQKTLDASSIFAEKALISEYVEELFRASGALQKDVSAPLTDFFGDLNVKPAILHYKDRDGFQLQLYLRFLLGERIDVDSIKIRLVSANASTHSSEHWIETPAKATIKSSSTRVLVDSSTTLQGKYFVDRIEMRAGNLLFSMSGGANSNLPVGFREDVDEDEDTRSYILCYPPPQGLQARIESPHLVNLEALRTLELELSSGWNDIKTGVLRVRPATAGLRLRITEAEIVEGDLAIKTNSESGNIEFSKLGESTIVRFRIPYTVEEHPATLSARAEVTYDTEKGRFNYSSAHNVASALPISVNVQDVFKQNMLFSRFTVSPATMIPLWLSKCSIPSSDVYEVQSNVGDPVAMRVFPKQPASLLYKIQPRKDTAASPGSKRALRLTVDFTCVDDECFDAVEKTFKESISRSEFAQYMTLLTPHIVDAFRTQLSTPDMEVIGLVREVAALPYAAVRWEGLLNALKEPMDDLRAWLKAWHDNHLMLSLPEQPSIRRRHIIIPVDIPEIQVVHTAELRLTNLPEQTPHAAVGQTITAELRLSHTRRWCTPDQREEAAGGGPLEFSYELHANPELWMVGGRRRGNFSANEGETTTFAVMLLPQKAGHLLLPGLEIRSFVPPPPQSPSTTSTGTNVPPAVAAAGTPVVQRRPIACEVDYRNHGETVLVLPDLRGTTVSLSLSGGGHGGSWLVDSERRFQS; encoded by the exons ATGGACTCTCTACCCCAGGCCGCCTCCAGCAGTGTCACCG TTGAATACACCGATCCCTCGGGCCTGTTCTCCTCCGTCCAACCAGTCATCGCGAACAAACTCCCCCTCCGCAACCTCCACTGGAAGTCACCCACGCGCCCCGTCCGCTCAATAGAATCCCTCCGCATCGGGTTCACACCGGCCGAAAATGAGTCTGATGAACGCAAGTCCTCCAGCGATGCGCCAAGCAGCGCCGTGACGCATCGCCGGCACCAGATCCCCGGTCTCCGGCAGACACCTTACCTGAAGATCTACATCCTGCGGTGTGACGACAACGACACGTACAAGAGTACCGCGAGGAAGGAACTGCGGGAGTGGATCAAGACGCATgggtcgtcctcgtcctcgtcggtgTCGACATCTGGTTCCgcggctgcagcagcagcagcgacgagCCAGGAGAAGCACGATGCGTTCGAGTGGCTCATCTTGCATGTTATCCAGGAAGGGGACGGGGCGGAGAAGGTAGTGCCGACGTCGAAATGGGGGCGGGCGAACACGACtgtgctggagaaggtgaaggcgGATTTTAATGGGTCGTCGAAGTCGGCTGTGGATCGGGTGGCTCAGTTGCGGATTCCGAAGCTCGGGAGTACGAACAAGTCGCCGGAGTTGGCTGATCAGATTGAGGACTTTgtggagaaggtgaagaatgGGATTCTGGCGTCCTTTGATCTGAGGGTTGCGCAGTATGAGGAGGATATTAAAGAGAAGGACTCGCAGCGGAGTTTGCCCGGTTGGAACTTTTGCACGTTCTTTATACTAAAGGAGGGTCTTGCTAGGGGGTTTGAGAATGTGGGATTGTTTGAGGATGCGCTGGTTGGGTATGATGAGCTTGCTGTTGGGTTGGATGCCGCGATCCAGGACCAGCTGGATGGGTCTAGTGAACAGCATGGCAGCGCTTTCTTAACGAACAGTGAGGACTGGCGGGAACGGGCGAAGGTTGCTTTAGATGCTCGGACGGATTCAAAGGGGCCTGACGGGGATGGCGAAGATGTTGCTCCAATTCCTGATCTTGACCCGGCGGATTTCCCGATTGACCCGGCCAGGAAGACTTATCGAGAGATGATTCTTTCTAGCaatatctccatcttcgaTTTCCGCACTTACATCTTCTCTCGACAATTGACGCTCCTTCTTAGAGCATCAAGGGCGCCATCGCTTATCACTGAGGACCCGGATGCCGACCCCAAGTCAGGGAAAGGAACCAAGAAGCCTGAAGATCTAATGCTTTTGGCCGAGGTCTGCGAGCGAGCAGCCGAGTTTATCAGCCTTGCTGCTCGGACACTTCGAGCTGATCTCGAAGGGGGCCTCGCGGACTTAGAGAACGCGGCCAAGTCGGAGATTATAAGCAATCTCGTCTCGTCTTGGGCTTATGCCGCTGCGTACCAGATTCTACTACAGACCTTTACACCAGCGCTCACACTTCCTGAATCTTCCCTACATGCGACGGAGGCCACGCTGGAcgagaagcaaaagcagGATGTCCCCAAACGCACGACTTCCCTAGTCATGCCTGCAAACCGCCAGTCGCGCCCAGCTAAGACGGAAATGATATCTGCCAACGCTCTTTCATCCGTTCACGAGCAACCGGGATTCGAAGGACCAAAGCTCACCCCTAAAACAGGGTCGGAGCAACTGGCATCTCAGCGAGGTGAACTTCTCCTGATGGCCCGAAGACTCCTAGAAGAGATCGCTGGCCGGTGTGGGTGGAAGGAATCGTGGACTGATCTTGGGCTTCTCTTCGACGATAGGGATGCTAAATCTGGAAACATGGCGGACGTGGCTTTGGATGACGAGAGCTCCGAGCCAGTGAAGGAAACCCAACTCATCAACTCTCTTAGTGGTATCGACCTATCACAACTAAAGGCGGCTTTGAAATCTAGGAAAGCATTCCGTGCGCATTATGAAGAGCTTACGGATCGAATGTACCGTCACTATATCGCGGCGAACCGTACACATTCGACGCACACTGCGTTGGCTGATATGGCCATTTTACGTTATCGACAAAGCGATTACGGCGCCGCTGCGTCGTATTTCCATCAAATTGCTCCGTTCTACGGCAATAAACACTGGACTATTCTAGAGGGAGTCATGTTGGAGATGTACGCCCGGTGTTTGAAAGAGTTGGGCCGAAATGAGGAGTATGTCAAGATGGTTGTGCGCCTTTTGGCGAAGTATGCTGCGCATACCCAGTCCCAGTTGTCGAGTAGACAGAAGACACTCGATGCGTCTTCAATATTTGCAGAGAAGGCATTGATCTCTGAGTATGTGGAGGAATTGTTTCGGGCGTCCGGTGCGCTGCAGAAAGATGTCTCTGCACCGTTGACGGACTTCTTTGGGGATTTGAACGTCAAACCTGCCATTCTTCATTATAAAGACCGAGATGGATTCCAACTACAGCTATACCTCCGGTTCCTCCTTGGCGAGCGGATTGATGTTGATTCGATCAAAATTCGACTCGTCAGCGCCAATGCCAGCACTCACAGCAGCGAGCATTGGATAGAGACACCAGCCAAAGCGACTATCAAATCATCCTCAACAAGGGTCTTGGTTGATTCATCG ACTACGTTGCAAGGGAAATACTTCGTGGACCGCATTGAGATGCGGGCGGGCAACCTGCTATTTTCCATGAGTGGGGGAGCGAATTCTAACCTACCAGTGGGATTCAgggaggatgtcgatgaggacgaagataCTCGATCATACATCCTGTGCTACCCACCACCACAAGGCTTGCAAGCAAGGATTGAGTCGCCTCATCTTGTGAACCTGGAGGCCTTGCGTACGCTCGAGCTGGAACTTAGCAGTGGTTGGAATGATATCAAGACGGGTGTTTTACGAGTACGGCCTGCAACAGCGGGTCTGCGACTGAGAATCACCGAGGCAGAGATAGTAGAAGGTGACTTGGCGATCAAGACCAATAGTGAGTCGGGTAACATCGAGTTTAGCAAACTCGGCGAAAGCACGATTGTTCGATTCCGGATCCCATACACGGTTGAGGAGCACCCCGCGACGCTCTCTGCAAGGGCAGAGGTTACCTACGACACGGAGAAGGGACGATTCAACTACTCATCTGCACACAACGTTGCCTCTGCTCTGCCAATCAGCGTGAATGTGCAAGATGTATTCAAACAGAATATGCTCTTCTCGCGATTCACCGTCAGCCCGGCTACGATGATCCCGCTCTGGCTTTCGAAATGCAGCATCCCCAGTTCGGACGTTTATGAGGTGCAGTCCAATGTCGGCGATCCCGTCGCGATGAGGGTGTTCCCCAAACAACCTGCTTCTCTGCTGTACAAGATCCAACCACGCAAAGAcactgcagcttctcctggATCGAAGCGAGCTCTACGACTCACAGTCGACTTTACCTGCGTGGATGACGAGTGTTTTGATGCGGTGGAGAAGACATTCAAAGAAAGCATCTCCCGCAGTGAATTCGCGCAGTATATGACATTGCTCACGCCACACATTGTCGATGCCTTCCGGACGCAGCTGTCGACGCCAGACATGGAGGTCATCGGGCTTGTGCGCGAGGTCGCAGCCTTGCCTTACGCAGCTGTTCGGTGGGAAGGATTGTTGAACGCGTTGAAGGAGCCAATGGATGACCTACGGGCTTGGCTCAAGGCGTGGCATGAT AATCATCTGATGCTGTCTCTCCCGGAGCAGCCGTCAATCCGTCGACGCcacatcatcatccccgtcGACATTCCAGAAATCCAGGTCGTGCACACGGCCGAGCTTCGCCTGACCAACCTGCCAGAACAAACACCCCATGCAGCGGTCGGACAAACCATAACCGCGGAGCTGCGGCTTTCGCATACACGACGCTGGTGCACGCCCGATCAGCGCGAGGAAGCAGCAGGCGGAGGCCCGCTAGAATTTTCGTACGAACTGCACGCCAACCCAGAGCTATGGATGGTTGGcggacgacgacgaggaaacTTCTCCGCGAACGAGGGCGAGACAACGACATTCGCAGTGATGTTACTGCCGCAGAAAGCGGGCCACCTGCTTTTGCCGGGGCTGGAGATTAGGAGCTTTgtgccgccaccgccgcagtCGCCGTCGACCA